A window of the Sulfurospirillum tamanense genome harbors these coding sequences:
- a CDS encoding undecaprenyl-diphosphate phosphatase, which produces MEWYQAVVLALVQGLTEFLPISSSAHLILIPEFLHWEDQGLAFDVAVHVGSLMAVLAYFWRDVWALLRDWCVSLWKRQATGESSLAWMVIVGTIPVGLAGLFLGDVVEILLRSPSVIAYATLGFGLLLYVADRKGGARELGELTLMLALTIGVFQALALIPGASRSGVTITAALLFGFSRVSAARFSFLLSIPVIVLAGGLKGMELLALKEGVQWEILALGAGVSALSAYGCITWFMGLIAKTSMTPFVAYRLGLGVLLLGVFGFWA; this is translated from the coding sequence ATGGAGTGGTACCAAGCCGTAGTGTTAGCCCTTGTTCAGGGGCTCACGGAATTTTTGCCCATCTCAAGTTCCGCCCACCTGATTCTAATTCCCGAATTTTTACACTGGGAAGACCAAGGATTAGCCTTTGATGTGGCGGTGCATGTAGGCTCATTGATGGCAGTATTGGCCTATTTTTGGCGCGATGTGTGGGCGTTACTTCGGGATTGGTGTGTTTCTCTTTGGAAACGCCAAGCCACAGGAGAGAGCTCTTTGGCGTGGATGGTGATTGTGGGGACGATTCCTGTGGGTTTGGCGGGGTTGTTTTTGGGTGACGTGGTAGAAATACTCTTGCGCTCTCCCAGTGTGATTGCCTATGCAACCTTGGGGTTTGGACTTTTGCTCTATGTAGCAGACCGTAAGGGCGGAGCGCGAGAACTGGGAGAGTTGACCTTGATGCTTGCCCTTACTATTGGGGTTTTCCAAGCCCTTGCGCTGATTCCTGGTGCGTCCCGTTCGGGCGTGACCATCACCGCGGCGTTGTTATTTGGGTTTTCACGGGTAAGTGCCGCGCGTTTTTCTTTTTTACTTTCTATCCCAGTAATTGTGCTAGCGGGTGGACTCAAGGGCATGGAACTTTTGGCCCTTAAGGAGGGAGTTCAGTGGGAAATCTTGGCCTTGGGTGCGGGGGTTTCTGCTCTGAGCGCTTATGGGTGCATCACATGGTTTATGGGGCTCATTGCCAAAACATCTATGACGCCTTTTGT
- a CDS encoding HAD family hydrolase: protein MALKAVFFDLDGTLLDTLEDIARSANYALQTHGLSPHPVEAYKLFVGEGMRALMQKLASPDLTDALLKTLKEHYATQWKATSMPYAGIEHLLETLTCKGVKVGILSNKADVFVGECVTHFFPNLTFCGIAGEKEGIPRKPHPAGLFALLEGLHVSPEEVCFVGDTKTDMETAVRAGVEPLGVSWGFREKEELVAHGAKHVFDDAGALEAYLLSRL, encoded by the coding sequence ATGGCACTTAAGGCGGTTTTTTTTGATTTAGATGGCACCTTATTAGACACTTTGGAAGACATCGCCAGGAGTGCAAATTACGCCCTCCAGACCCACGGCTTGTCGCCCCATCCTGTGGAGGCGTACAAGCTTTTTGTGGGCGAGGGCATGCGTGCTTTGATGCAAAAACTTGCCAGTCCAGACCTTACGGACGCTTTGCTAAAAACCCTTAAAGAGCATTACGCTACCCAGTGGAAAGCAACATCAATGCCCTATGCGGGGATTGAACACTTACTAGAAACCCTTACATGTAAAGGGGTGAAAGTGGGGATTCTATCCAATAAGGCCGACGTGTTTGTGGGGGAATGCGTGACGCATTTTTTCCCAAACCTTACCTTTTGTGGGATAGCCGGAGAGAAAGAGGGGATTCCGCGAAAACCCCATCCTGCGGGACTTTTTGCTCTTTTGGAAGGCTTACATGTAAGCCCTGAAGAGGTGTGCTTTGTGGGAGATACCAAAACCGACATGGAAACCGCCGTGCGCGCAGGGGTGGAGCCCTTGGGCGTGAGCTGGGGGTTTCGCGAGAAAGAAGAGTTAGTCGCCCATGGAGCCAAGCATGTGTTTGATGATGCTGGGGCATTGGAAGCCTATCTGTTAAGCCGCCTCTAA
- the tkt gene encoding transketolase: MLQKQANTIRFLAADMVQKANSGHPGAPMGLADIMTVLANHLVHNPKDPTWLNRDRLVFSGGHASALIYSFYHLCGYDITREDLQNFRQLGSKTPGHPEYHDVPGVEVTTGPLGQGVANAVGFAMAAKYAGNILNSDQVNVVDHKVYCLCGDGDLQEGISYEACSLAGSLGLNNLVLIYDSNNITIEGDTSIAWNEDVKARFEAQGWAVSRIDGHNFDEIEFVLSEAKEKCKPYLIIADTVIAKGACELEGSHHSHGAPLGETEITNAKTKCGFDPQKQFWVDEDVLARFRVAVEKGDLAQAQWNEKIATMLSEEQRLLLESLQHPDVSKIQWPTYEAGSGVATRDSNGQILNAIAKALPGFMGGSADLGPSNKTELKGMGEFPHGRNMHFGIREHAMAAICNAFSLYGLFIPYSATFFIFSDYLKPAARLAALMGLKHYFIWTHDSIGVGEDGPTHQPIEQLSQFRALPNFFVFRPADAVENVKCWQVALARKAPAAFVCSRQKLDVLKDDRAFGEVENGAYLLKEREGATVTLMASGSEVMLALKAGCELEKEGVRANVVSVPCFDLFNLQEDAYKARVVNPNTKVLAIEAAAGVEWYRYADAVIGMEGFGASGDAVKLFEHFGFTVENIKRVALGL; this comes from the coding sequence ATGCTACAAAAACAAGCCAACACTATTCGATTTTTAGCCGCAGATATGGTACAAAAAGCCAACAGTGGCCACCCTGGTGCGCCGATGGGGCTAGCAGACATTATGACTGTTTTAGCAAACCACTTGGTGCATAACCCCAAAGACCCAACTTGGTTAAACCGCGACCGCTTGGTCTTTAGTGGTGGCCATGCTTCGGCGCTCATTTACAGTTTTTACCATTTATGTGGATATGACATCACGCGTGAGGATTTGCAAAATTTTCGCCAACTTGGCAGTAAAACACCAGGACACCCCGAATACCACGATGTGCCGGGTGTGGAGGTGACCACAGGGCCACTCGGTCAAGGTGTTGCTAACGCCGTGGGTTTTGCGATGGCGGCAAAATATGCAGGCAACATTTTAAACTCTGACCAAGTTAATGTCGTTGACCACAAGGTCTACTGCTTGTGCGGCGATGGAGACTTGCAAGAAGGGATTAGCTACGAAGCGTGTTCTTTAGCGGGCTCTTTGGGGCTCAATAACCTTGTGCTTATTTATGATTCTAACAACATCACCATCGAGGGCGATACGTCTATTGCATGGAATGAAGACGTAAAAGCGCGTTTTGAAGCGCAAGGTTGGGCGGTTTCGCGCATCGATGGGCACAATTTTGATGAGATTGAGTTTGTGTTGAGTGAAGCTAAGGAAAAATGCAAACCCTATTTAATCATCGCCGACACAGTCATTGCTAAAGGGGCGTGTGAATTAGAAGGCAGCCACCATTCCCACGGTGCGCCTTTGGGTGAAACGGAAATTACTAATGCCAAAACCAAATGCGGATTTGACCCCCAGAAACAGTTTTGGGTAGATGAGGACGTGTTGGCGCGCTTTCGCGTAGCGGTTGAAAAAGGGGACCTTGCTCAGGCCCAGTGGAATGAAAAAATTGCCACCATGCTAAGCGAAGAGCAACGGTTGTTGCTTGAAAGCTTGCAGCATCCTGATGTGTCAAAAATCCAATGGCCCACGTACGAGGCAGGTTCGGGCGTAGCTACGCGTGATAGCAACGGCCAAATTCTCAATGCTATCGCCAAAGCCCTTCCTGGTTTCATGGGCGGCAGTGCAGATCTTGGCCCTTCTAATAAAACCGAACTCAAAGGCATGGGCGAGTTTCCTCATGGACGCAACATGCACTTTGGTATTCGCGAACATGCCATGGCGGCCATTTGTAATGCCTTTTCCTTGTACGGCCTGTTTATCCCTTACAGCGCTACGTTTTTCATCTTTAGTGACTACTTAAAGCCTGCTGCAAGGTTGGCAGCCTTAATGGGGTTGAAGCATTATTTTATCTGGACGCACGATAGTATTGGCGTGGGAGAAGATGGCCCAACCCACCAGCCCATCGAACAACTCAGCCAATTTCGCGCCCTTCCAAACTTTTTTGTCTTTCGCCCTGCAGATGCGGTGGAAAACGTTAAATGTTGGCAGGTGGCCTTGGCCCGTAAAGCACCTGCCGCCTTTGTGTGCTCACGCCAAAAGTTGGACGTTTTAAAAGATGACCGCGCCTTTGGAGAGGTGGAAAATGGCGCCTATTTGCTTAAAGAGCGTGAAGGTGCAACGGTAACATTGATGGCCAGCGGAAGCGAAGTCATGCTTGCTCTCAAAGCAGGATGTGAATTGGAAAAAGAGGGCGTAAGGGCCAACGTCGTCAGCGTGCCGTGCTTTGACTTGTTTAACTTGCAAGAAGACGCTTATAAGGCCCGCGTGGTAAACCCTAACACCAAAGTACTTGCCATTGAAGCGGCCGCAGGAGTGGAGTGGTACCGCTACGCCGATGCAGTGATTGGCATGGAAGGTTTTGGGGCTAGCGGAGACGCAGTAAAATTGTTTGAACATTTTGGCTTTACGGTTGAAAATATTAAGCGCGTAGCCCTGGGGCTTTAG
- a CDS encoding polyprenyl synthetase family protein: protein MELLEQNIAQFESFFLANLPEAPSFHPHYEEALQVMLKAGGKRFRPMLLLKVVEHLAPLLAEHALHAAAAVEMLHTYSLIHDDLPAMDNASLRRGHPTLHVSFDEVTAILVGDALNTHAFAVLAKAPLSAAVRIALVETLALYGGAGGMVLGQAIDCHFENQLLSLEKLEFLHTNKTAKLIAASLKMGGIIAGCDNATEKALEAFGLKLGLLFQIQDDVIDATQTSQEAGKPTGNDGVKNSFTNLLGIKEAERQKEELAQILCREAGEIGGALGDDLARIVTAYFIKGK from the coding sequence GTGGAACTTTTAGAGCAAAATATTGCACAGTTTGAATCTTTTTTCCTTGCTAATTTACCCGAGGCTCCCAGTTTTCACCCCCACTACGAAGAAGCCCTTCAGGTAATGCTAAAAGCCGGAGGCAAACGGTTTCGCCCCATGTTGCTGCTAAAGGTTGTGGAGCATTTAGCGCCGCTGTTGGCTGAGCATGCCTTGCACGCCGCGGCTGCTGTTGAGATGTTGCACACGTATTCGTTGATTCATGATGATTTGCCTGCCATGGATAATGCTTCTTTGCGGCGAGGTCACCCTACTTTACATGTAAGCTTTGATGAGGTGACGGCTATTTTAGTAGGTGATGCGCTCAACACCCATGCCTTTGCTGTTTTGGCCAAAGCGCCTCTTAGCGCAGCGGTGCGCATTGCTCTTGTGGAGACCTTAGCGCTTTATGGTGGGGCTGGTGGAATGGTTTTGGGGCAAGCCATTGATTGCCATTTTGAAAACCAGCTTTTATCTTTAGAAAAATTGGAATTTTTACACACCAATAAAACAGCAAAGCTCATTGCAGCAAGTTTAAAAATGGGTGGCATTATCGCAGGATGTGATAATGCCACCGAAAAAGCCCTTGAAGCATTTGGGCTAAAGTTGGGGCTTTTATTTCAGATTCAAGATGATGTGATTGATGCGACACAAACATCCCAAGAGGCAGGAAAACCTACGGGAAACGATGGGGTAAAAAACTCTTTTACGAACCTTCTGGGCATCAAAGAGGCTGAACGTCAAAAAGAGGAATTGGCACAGATATTGTGCCGCGAGGCAGGAGAAATAGGAGGCGCGCTAGGGGATGATTTGGCGCGTATTGTTACAGCGTATTTTATTAAAGGAAAATAA
- a CDS encoding DUF7488 domain-containing protein has protein sequence MAIKTKLLGLVLVFSFCAWAEEAPTVGDFEACFNRNKPAYVTLEGVRAIAITPTRAVSFERPRSFVKYDPFLNLYVLRSTTPLSPVPQNEERALKKGEWLASVSHTSAVSIGKLGALTSGLDGFDGFDGFTAKATRGAIVTGVCCDMYGVARNEGNFIGNRYLEHIVAYDTVYYGDVGARFAQQDTHIVVTHVDPFSNSPLRQGDRLVRLDKKQVNELQHVQETFLFSPKDTLLNAEVMRAGQRITLSLHVKPRRLIPLAQETYLEALGMVFDGGLVLRRVEANSLAQTQGLEAGDKLLQINTQPLKTPTQVRTLLGALPKNQTHHMLFDRKGFHFFITLKIPQQ, from the coding sequence TTGGCCATCAAAACTAAACTGCTTGGGTTGGTACTAGTATTTTCGTTTTGCGCATGGGCGGAAGAAGCACCTACGGTGGGGGATTTTGAAGCATGTTTTAACCGCAATAAGCCTGCCTATGTAACTCTTGAGGGCGTGCGTGCCATCGCCATTACACCTACGCGCGCTGTCTCTTTTGAACGCCCGCGTTCGTTTGTAAAATATGACCCATTTTTAAACCTCTATGTTTTACGCAGCACTACCCCCCTTTCCCCTGTGCCTCAAAATGAAGAGAGAGCTTTAAAAAAGGGAGAATGGTTGGCTTCGGTGAGCCATACTTCAGCCGTTTCTATTGGAAAGCTTGGCGCCTTAACTTCTGGCCTTGATGGGTTTGATGGGTTTGATGGGTTTACGGCAAAGGCCACACGCGGCGCTATTGTTACGGGCGTGTGTTGTGATATGTATGGAGTAGCCCGAAATGAGGGAAATTTTATTGGGAATCGTTATTTGGAGCATATTGTCGCCTATGACACGGTTTATTACGGGGATGTGGGTGCGCGTTTTGCGCAGCAAGATACACACATTGTGGTAACACATGTTGATCCCTTTAGTAATAGTCCGTTGCGTCAAGGCGATCGCCTTGTTCGGTTAGATAAAAAGCAAGTAAATGAGTTGCAACACGTGCAAGAAACTTTTTTGTTTTCTCCTAAGGACACTTTGTTAAATGCTGAAGTGATGCGTGCTGGGCAAAGAATTACTCTCTCTTTACATGTAAAGCCCAGACGTCTTATTCCCTTGGCGCAAGAAACCTACCTTGAAGCCTTGGGGATGGTGTTTGATGGAGGTTTGGTGCTTAGGCGCGTTGAGGCGAATTCGCTAGCTCAAACCCAAGGGCTTGAAGCAGGAGATAAGCTTTTGCAAATCAATACCCAGCCCTTAAAAACTCCAACACAAGTACGCACACTTCTTGGTGCATTACCCAAAAATCAAACCCACCATATGCTCTTTGATCGCAAAGGGTTTCATTTTTTTATCACCCTTAAAATCCCTCAACAATAG
- a CDS encoding YbaB/EbfC family nucleoid-associated protein encodes MFDNLDFSKMGAMFEEAQKHAKTMEEEAANKEFTAKSGGGMVKVTMNGKGQVVDIHIDPSLLEDKESLQILLISSINDASAMVEENKKLAATQMLSRLGGFGHQN; translated from the coding sequence ATGTTTGATAATCTTGATTTTTCAAAAATGGGTGCGATGTTTGAAGAGGCGCAAAAGCACGCCAAGACAATGGAAGAAGAGGCTGCCAATAAAGAATTTACCGCCAAAAGTGGTGGCGGTATGGTTAAGGTAACGATGAATGGCAAAGGACAAGTGGTTGATATTCACATTGACCCTTCTTTACTCGAAGATAAAGAGTCTTTGCAAATTTTACTCATCAGCTCCATTAACGATGCAAGTGCTATGGTGGAGGAAAATAAAAAACTGGCTGCTACGCAAATGCTCTCACGCTTAGGAGGATTTGGCCATCAAAACTAA